CGATTTGACGGCACAAGAGAAGAAGACCCTGGAAGGCGATTTGAAGAAGCTAGGTTTCTTTGAATGGCGTGACTAGGTTTTCCCTTTTCGCCCGTTGGAGCGAACGAAACACTCGGGAGCTCGGTAGGTATATTCTTTTTCAAGAATATCAGGTTTTCCGCGAACCATTTCTTATGTGACTCGTCTAAACACTCAGACCTTACAAAAACAAACCATTTAAGAGCATGAGCTAATAACCTTCGATGTTGATCAAAAACCACAACGATCGAAATCAAAACAATGCTGGTAAGCGATTGCCTGTGCCAACAGGGAACGGTTATCCGGCTCATCCTCTACGCTTATGACTTTAGGGATATGTTCCCTAACGGCTGATTCAAGCCCGGTGTCATAAGCGACACCGGGCTTTTTTTGTGCCCATTCAGAACCACGGTAGTCGAGGACTGGTTGTCCATGCCTGACTGATACTCAGGCCGCGCTGAGTTCGATTCCCAGGGCTACCACTGGGCGTGGGAAACGGAGACGAAACATGAACGATTCGCTTCGCTGTAAACGCATTTCACAAACTCGCATTGAGGTTGTGGTGTAACGGCAGCATCCCTGACTTTTAATCAGGTGGGCGTAGGTTCGAATCCTGCCAGCCTCACTTTTATTCGACGCGTAGCTCAGTGGTGAGAGCGACGTCCTTATAAGATGTGAGTCGTGGGTTCAAACCCCACCGCGCCGACCAAACCACACAACATGGGACCGAGGTGTTACGGCGGCATCCCTGGCTCTTAACCAGGCGGGTGAAGGTTCGAATCCTTCCGATCCCACTTCCATATCAAGCACTGGTCGTCCAGCGGCAAAGACACCGCATTCGTAATGCGGCTACGAGGGTTCGAGTCCCTCCCGGTGCTCTCTGTGTCTCAGCAGACTCAGCGTTCTTTGGCAATCGAAAACGAACAATCAGCGCCCATGATGTAGCGGCAGCCTACTGCCTTGCCATGGCGGAAGTGTGGGTTCGACTCCCACTGGGCGCTCTATTCATTTTCAGGGTGTGGGAAAGCTTGGTTTAATCCGCGTGCTTCGGGCGCACGAGATCGCTGGTTCGACTCCAGCCATCCTGACTTCTTAATTTTGTGGTGGGTCCTGTGTTGGTACGGGAAGGCGGCTGTTAACCGCTTCGTCGCAGGTTCGATTCCTGCCTCCACAGCCTTATTCAACAAGTGCTCTTGGCCGAGCGGCAAAGGTGCCAGGCTTCCAACCTGGCGAGGCGGGTTCGACTCCCGCAGAGCACTCTCCTTCAGAAAGAAAAGATCATTTCTCGCGAACCTTGCTCAATAAGAAACGTCTCTTTCTGTCAGCACTGCGAGGTAGACGCTGTTGGTAGTATCGCCTGGCTCTGAACCAGGAGGTCGTTGGTTCGATTCCAACCCTCGCAGCCTTGTTTAAATACGTCTCTGGTGTAACGGCAGCACTGCTGGTTCCAACCCAGTCAGGTCAGGGTTCAAATCCTTGGGGGCGTGCTTGATTCAATACGATAGTCCTGTGGCCTAGCGGCGAAGGCAACTCTCCTACAAAGAGTGGATCGGGGGTTCGAATCCCTCCAGGACTACTTAGCTGGGGCAAGAGACGGCATCATGCCGGCTCTTGCCCCTCGCGGCTCCGAAACAACGAGATTCATCATTGTTTCGACGTACCATTCCTGGCACGTATTACCTGCGAGGCTAAGTTTGGCTTTCAACAGCACATCGCGAGTTATCGCGCATGAAAAGTTCTCGTGGAGCAGCGGAGTGCTCGCTTGCCTGTCACGCAAGAGATCGCCGGTTCGAATCCGGTCGGGAACGCTTTTTGAAGATGGCGCGCTACGCCAATTTGATAGAGCGACTTGGCTCAAACCCAGGTGGATGGGGGTTCGAATCCCTCGCGTGCTACTTAAACAATTTGGGTTGTGTTCCTCGCAGCGGCCTGTAACACCGTGGTCACAAAAGAAGCGAGGTGGCGACGAGAGGTTCAATTCCTTCACGACCCACTGTATCGGATCGACATAGCCAAGTGGCGGAATTAGAAGACGCGCGACGCTTAGAACGTCGTGTCCACGGGGCGTGGGAGTGCAAGTCTCCCCTTGGCTACTTAATAATCGACGCGGGTGAGCCAGTGCTCATTCGGGCCTCATAAGCCTGGACGGTCGGGTGCGACTCCCGGACCCGCTACTTTTTGGTCTGTAGGTGTTCTGGCGGCACACGTCCGTGGTAAGGACGCGGATCGGGTTCGATTCCCGAACGGACCTCTTCAATTCAATGGGCCTGCATGCCGATGGAGGCGACTGATCCTTGCAAGATCGGTGTGTTCGGTTCGACTCCGATCAGGTCCACTCTTAATTTGAGGGCTGATGGTCCAATGGGACGACACTGCTCTGGCGGGGCAGAGACCTGGGTTCGATTCCCAGTCGGTCCACTGAGGTGATCGCATGGTGCGTTCGCCCGTATTTTCTAGGTATGAGGAGACTCGACGATGGACGCTCATGTTATCGAGCGGCAGTTCGAGCGAATGGGCGGACGCGTTAAGGTTGTGCCGGCCCGTGGTCGAAAAATACGAAGCGATGTCTCCATCGACGTTGGTCGCGATGCCGAGGGAGAGTTCTTCGAGATCTCGCTAGGCACCCAGGCAGAACCTGACCTGCGTGTGATCGATGTTCGACCTGATATTCGCCACCTGCTGCTTTTGACCGAACAAGAAGACGGTAAGCACAAGTTCCTGTGTGGCCATGACGAACGCCATTGGTTCGTTGCTGCTGTGCCGGAGCGGGCAACCGTCTCGAACGTAATCACCGCCTTCGATGCGCTAAAGCCACGCGATGTGCATAACCGTGAGCGTCAGCTGAAGGTGAAGCCGAAGAAACGGAATCGCCGCAAGAACGATGCGTTTGTTCGACAAGGGGAATGGTTCTTTGTGCCTGTTCAGCCGTGGCAGCACATCGACCAGCGGTGGGTTCTGCGAAACGAGCCGATTAATCGCGGCGGCGGAAAGCCTCACATCTGTGAAGAGCTAGTACGCCAAGGCGGCGAGTTGGTTTATGTAAGTCCGCAGCATCCTAACGGATTGACCGAGCGGCAATACGAGAAGCTGATCAGCAAGAAACCTAAGCTGAAGAAGCTTTCATGGATTACGCAGCGTCGCAATCCAGGCGTTTTCGTCCGCGGCAAGGTTCGCCATGCCGACCATAAGACGATTTGCCTGGATGGATGGCATCAAGTGATCATGAATACCGAAACCGAATCGGTAGCCATGCGTCACGTGGCGTTTATCGACTAAACGGCGTATGGGCGGCTGGGACCTTACCCCTGGGGATTGATTGCCGAGTTGAGTCTGGGGAAGTGGAGAGGGCTCCTCGGCATGCGGCCCCGGCCGCCCCAATATGGTGACTGAAGTGTACCTGGTAGGCACGCTTGCCTGTGAAGCAAGAAGAAGGAGTTCGAATCTCCTCAATCACCCCTGTTTGGCCTGTGAGTGTGCTGGACTGGCATAACAGCTTCCGAAGCTGTCGGACCAGGTTCGATTCCTGGACAGGCTACTATTTTTGACCTCGGAGTGTGATGGATGTGCACGCGAGCATGCGACGCTCGTAGTCTAGGTTCGATTCCTGGCGAGGTCACTTTTCTATAGCGATTTCAAATACGAAATCAGATCGGAAAGTTCACTTTCAGTCAGGGGACGCGTGCCGGAGACCTCTTCTGGCGAGTGATAGTCCATCAGCACTTCTTCCAGGCTGCCCGCTCGACCGTCATGGAGAAAGCGGACTTTACGATAGCTACCAGTTAAGCTGGGCGTGTTGTAGCCTTCGTATTCATCTTCTTCCGAACCAAGGCCTACGTCGTGGATTTTCCCGTCGGTGTAGTACCGACCGCTGTGGCAGCTAGCGCAGTTGGCGTTCTCGCTTTCAAAGACTTTCTGGCCACGGTTTGCTGCCGCGCTTAGTGAGCCGTCTTTTTCGCGAAACGGATTGGGTGGAGTGCGATCAGTCCTCAGGTAGGCTAGTAAAGCGTCGGCTTCTCTGGGACTAGCAGGTCGTCCTTGCATGGTCGTCGTAAATGACTTGTGCATCGCATCATGCAGATCTTCTTGCCAGCCGTGCCAGGTCCAGGGACCGGTCTTGTCGAGGTTCTCCAGAGGGAGCACGGTTTTCATGGTTAGGGCTGAGCCATCGTTCCAGGTATCCATGGCTTTGGAGTTCACGCCACCGTTGTAATGGCACGTGTGGCAGCTGTACCACTGGTCGAGACTTCGCCGGGCATCGTAGAACAGTTCTTCACCGTGGCGAACCTGAGAAGGCCCGGGCCGCTTGCCGAGAGGGATATGACGAACGACGAGGCGATCTTCGATATCGACAACGTGAATCACATCTCGCAGATAGTCGGCAACATAGACCGTGCGGTCATCTTTCGCCATGGCGAGCCCCATCGGACGGCCTCCAAGGTCGAGTCGCTGGAAGAGGTCGCGATCTTGCATTAGTTTCGGGTCGATCAGATCGCCTGGGCCGCCAACGCTTTCCCAAGGCAAGCCAGCTTGGCGATAGATTAAAAGGTCGTGCGAGCCGGATGCGGAAACAACTATTCGGCTGTTGGAGCTATTCATCACGATTCCATGAGGATCGGCGACTGCCATGCCAGGTACGTCCAGCGTGATCGCTTCTCTGTATTCCTGCTTGTCGAGAGGAACACGCCCAATGCGGCTGCCAAGCACCCAGCCGCGACGGATGTTGTCTCGATTGATCGGGTTACTGCGGTAAATCATCCACGGGAAGTAGACATATTTCCCATCCGCCGAACATTGCATGTGCCCAATATTGATCCCACCAGAAAGCTTCGAGGAGAAATCGACCTCTCCCTTGATCAAATCGACTACGACGATCTTGCTTTCACCACTGCAGCCGACGGCAAGACGATCGCCGTTAGGGGATACCGCAAGATAGCGGGGCCAGGCCCCCACCGGGATCTTGCGGGCGACTTTCGCTCTTTTCAAGTCAAGTTGAGCGACTTCGCCGGTCGCGACAAGTCCTACGTAAGCGGTTTGGCCATCGGGGGATACGGCTAGCCCTGTTGGCTCGAAGCCGACATCGATCGAGTGCATTTCGCGCATTTTGTCTCCCTCAATCTGAATGAGTGAGACTTGGCCGCTGTAAGTGCAGCTGACCAATAGGTGTTGTCCATCCAGGCAGGCCGCGATGGCCGTCGGATGTTCGCTACAAGGGAGCTCGTCAAGAACTTTGCCGCTTTCCGTTTCGATCAGGCTAATGCTGTTAGACGTTTGATTCGCAACGACCAGCCAGGCGTCGTTGTTCAGCAAAACCAGATCGACGGGA
Above is a window of Blastopirellula marina DNA encoding:
- a CDS encoding cytochrome c peroxidase, encoding MNFRRLIYLGIALGVICVPVLAVPAPPLTADYRSPVDLVLLNNDAWLVVANQTSNSISLIETESGKVLDELPCSEHPTAIAACLDGQHLLVSCTYSGQVSLIQIEGDKMREMHSIDVGFEPTGLAVSPDGQTAYVGLVATGEVAQLDLKRAKVARKIPVGAWPRYLAVSPNGDRLAVGCSGESKIVVVDLIKGEVDFSSKLSGGINIGHMQCSADGKYVYFPWMIYRSNPINRDNIRRGWVLGSRIGRVPLDKQEYREAITLDVPGMAVADPHGIVMNSSNSRIVVSASGSHDLLIYRQAGLPWESVGGPGDLIDPKLMQDRDLFQRLDLGGRPMGLAMAKDDRTVYVADYLRDVIHVVDIEDRLVVRHIPLGKRPGPSQVRHGEELFYDARRSLDQWYSCHTCHYNGGVNSKAMDTWNDGSALTMKTVLPLENLDKTGPWTWHGWQEDLHDAMHKSFTTTMQGRPASPREADALLAYLRTDRTPPNPFREKDGSLSAAANRGQKVFESENANCASCHSGRYYTDGKIHDVGLGSEEDEYEGYNTPSLTGSYRKVRFLHDGRAGSLEEVLMDYHSPEEVSGTRPLTESELSDLISYLKSL